One window of the Shewanella maritima genome contains the following:
- a CDS encoding GntR family transcriptional regulator, giving the protein MSTIAPIMHKTRTQLVVEALRERILSGEIKGGEPLRQSAIATQLNVSRIPVREALVQLEAEGLVNFEPHKGATATSLSVEQVTELFELRALIEADLLARAIPNLTAKDIAHAEGVLNQLESAFKQPNAVASWSELNTQFHTQLYQAANRPHTLEVVHGLNTNCDRYIRLQLLLTGGIPTAEREHRTLLTLCQQMDVEAATQLLREHILGAATAIKALVKQQLDN; this is encoded by the coding sequence ATGAGTACAATAGCCCCTATTATGCACAAAACCCGCACCCAACTCGTTGTTGAGGCGCTCAGAGAGCGAATTTTGTCGGGGGAAATTAAAGGTGGCGAGCCTCTACGACAGTCAGCGATTGCAACCCAGCTTAACGTTAGCCGCATCCCAGTTAGAGAAGCCTTAGTGCAGCTCGAAGCGGAGGGCTTAGTTAACTTTGAGCCTCACAAGGGAGCAACCGCAACATCACTTTCTGTTGAGCAAGTGACTGAACTCTTTGAACTGCGCGCATTAATCGAAGCAGATTTACTCGCTAGAGCGATACCTAACCTAACGGCTAAAGATATCGCCCATGCAGAGGGTGTGTTAAACCAATTAGAATCAGCATTTAAACAACCCAATGCCGTTGCCAGCTGGAGTGAGCTAAATACTCAATTTCACACGCAACTTTATCAGGCGGCAAATAGACCGCACACGCTAGAGGTTGTTCATGGCTTAAACACAAACTGCGACCGCTACATACGCTTACAACTGTTATTAACTGGTGGAATTCCCACTGCTGAGCGCGAGCATCGAACGCTACTAACGCTATGCCAGCAAATGGATGTGGAAGCAGCAACCCAGTTATTACGCGAACATATATTAGGTGCGGCCACCGCCATTAAAGCCTTGGTAAAACAACAGTTAGATAACTAA
- the gmhB gene encoding D-glycero-beta-D-manno-heptose 1,7-bisphosphate 7-phosphatase — MAKAVFLDRDGVINVDHGYVHKVDDFEYIEGVFEACLAFKKLGYKIVVVTNQSGIARGKYTEDDFHTLTEWMDWNFADKGVDLDGIYYCPHHPEKGIGEYKQDCDCRKPKPGMLNTAARFLKIDMSQSVMVGDKADDMRAGKAAGVPTNILVRTGKEVKQDGIDEASVVVDSIADVPKVLEAL, encoded by the coding sequence GTGGCTAAAGCAGTATTTCTTGATCGTGATGGTGTGATTAATGTTGATCATGGTTATGTCCATAAAGTCGATGACTTTGAATACATTGAAGGCGTATTCGAGGCTTGCTTAGCTTTTAAAAAACTAGGGTACAAGATTGTCGTTGTAACTAACCAGTCAGGCATTGCGCGCGGCAAGTACACAGAAGATGATTTCCATACCTTAACTGAATGGATGGATTGGAACTTTGCTGATAAAGGTGTTGACCTTGATGGTATCTATTATTGTCCGCATCATCCTGAAAAAGGAATTGGTGAGTACAAACAAGATTGTGACTGCCGTAAACCTAAACCAGGTATGCTTAATACCGCAGCGAGATTTTTAAAGATTGATATGAGTCAATCGGTCATGGTTGGCGATAAAGCTGATGATATGCGTGCGGGTAAAGCTGCTGGTGTGCCAACGAACATTCTGGTTCGCACAGGTAAAGAAGTAAAACAAGATGGTATTGATGAAGCGAGTGTAGTAGTCGATTCAATTGCTGATGTACCGAAAGTACTTGAAGCACTGTAA